In Prevotella sp. oral taxon 475, one DNA window encodes the following:
- a CDS encoding S8 family serine peptidase — MKKFRNIYTLAACMMLAVGMFSACNDDLLSTQNNPNAAQTTPDDAFPWQPGMAFIKLKASVNPSTRAATQSVTRAKVFNNTDVKVEQVFDMTNDYADLKRARGLDRWFVVKFDSTKNVEEVINELLRDPAIEKAHGNVQIAPNKVKYTSATRAPIPENRLRAANDGTGFLNFNDPYLKYQWHYTTTIPSYGMFKEGADVNLFPAWQKETGDPHVVVAVMDSGIDFEHEDLAASAWQGVDSKTGEKIHGRNFYAAESGKGNPNVIVAGGHGTHVAGTIAARNNNGVGVSGVAGGNGDNNSGVRLMSCEIYGRDGYNETASTAYIVKAFEFAAENGASVCNCSWGYAFDRKKYLNNENFQAIFKAQFDLLKEGINYFTDYAGCDPQGNKKPGSYMKGGLVIFASGNDSQYDIEMIPASYPRVVAVGATNSMGIPTDYMNKGPWVDILAPGGTTETNEVMRGVLSTVPKNFAQSKTGSTPNTDFILPNDGNYAYAQGTSMAAPHVSGIAALIVSKFGKTNPNFTNEDLRRRILGAVKATSPYAVKTDANLAGKMGVGFIDADFALADPETQKPDAPEITVTDYSADATRGYYDARITWKVTADADALNPQHTAFAYDIHLYKKADMSKAVQSFTRYSYDKPVGTELEQEFTGLDTDVDYVVKMSARDRFNNTSADVTANFKTRLNHAPVLGGAMTDTLRLLDTQPYYHQVLPVTDEDGHTWTYTTTALPSGVEMKRVGNALDLFIKVGSVGTYGFEVTLTDQLGGKTVQKFAYKVVSHTAPTPTNTLSDVSLFEQGEAAQINLANAFTAMSGGEMQFAATSSNDAVVKASVEGKQLTLTPGQKGTATITLTAIDGGKRTTTTIQVRVTDKNAPDVHTIYPIPAHSYIKALMRSGVSKVQVIVTSLRGQKLIDETLTPDSRTHEVTLGIDRLAPGTYYLLLKTERITSKHTFIKK; from the coding sequence ATGAAAAAGTTCAGAAACATATATACACTGGCGGCTTGCATGATGCTGGCGGTAGGCATGTTTTCGGCCTGTAACGACGACCTGCTATCCACGCAAAACAACCCTAATGCAGCCCAAACCACGCCCGACGATGCCTTTCCTTGGCAACCAGGTATGGCCTTTATTAAGCTGAAAGCTAGCGTAAACCCCAGCACGCGCGCAGCAACGCAGAGCGTAACACGTGCAAAGGTGTTCAACAACACCGACGTTAAGGTGGAGCAGGTGTTCGACATGACCAACGATTATGCCGATTTGAAACGTGCAAGAGGCCTCGATCGCTGGTTCGTCGTGAAGTTCGACAGCACCAAGAACGTTGAAGAAGTGATCAACGAACTGCTTCGCGACCCTGCCATCGAGAAAGCTCACGGCAACGTGCAGATTGCTCCCAACAAGGTGAAGTACACCTCCGCCACCCGCGCACCTATTCCCGAAAACAGGCTAAGGGCTGCGAACGACGGCACAGGATTCCTAAACTTCAACGACCCATACCTGAAATATCAGTGGCATTACACAACAACCATCCCCTCGTATGGTATGTTTAAGGAAGGTGCAGACGTAAACCTGTTCCCCGCTTGGCAAAAAGAGACGGGCGACCCCCATGTGGTTGTGGCCGTAATGGACTCGGGTATCGACTTTGAACACGAAGACTTGGCTGCCTCGGCATGGCAAGGAGTGGACTCGAAGACGGGCGAGAAAATACACGGACGTAACTTCTACGCTGCCGAAAGCGGTAAGGGCAACCCCAACGTGATCGTCGCAGGCGGACACGGAACGCACGTGGCAGGAACCATTGCCGCACGAAACAACAACGGCGTTGGCGTTAGTGGTGTGGCAGGAGGTAATGGCGACAACAATTCGGGCGTACGATTGATGAGCTGCGAAATATACGGACGCGACGGCTACAACGAAACCGCCTCTACCGCCTACATCGTTAAGGCTTTCGAGTTTGCTGCCGAAAATGGTGCTTCCGTATGTAACTGCTCGTGGGGTTACGCCTTTGATCGCAAGAAATATCTCAACAACGAGAACTTCCAAGCTATCTTCAAGGCGCAGTTTGACTTGCTGAAAGAGGGTATTAACTACTTTACCGACTATGCAGGATGCGACCCGCAGGGCAACAAAAAGCCTGGATCTTACATGAAAGGTGGCCTTGTTATCTTCGCGTCGGGTAACGATTCGCAGTACGATATCGAAATGATACCAGCCTCTTATCCCCGCGTGGTGGCCGTGGGAGCTACCAACAGCATGGGCATTCCCACCGATTACATGAACAAAGGACCATGGGTTGACATCCTTGCACCTGGTGGAACCACCGAGACGAACGAAGTAATGAGGGGTGTATTAAGCACTGTGCCTAAGAATTTTGCCCAGTCTAAAACTGGTTCTACACCCAATACCGACTTCATTCTGCCCAACGATGGCAACTATGCATACGCCCAAGGCACGTCGATGGCTGCGCCCCACGTGTCGGGTATTGCAGCGTTGATTGTGTCGAAGTTTGGTAAAACCAACCCCAACTTCACCAACGAAGACCTTCGCCGACGCATACTTGGGGCTGTAAAGGCCACTAGTCCCTACGCCGTTAAAACCGATGCCAACCTCGCAGGCAAAATGGGTGTGGGCTTTATCGATGCAGATTTTGCACTGGCCGACCCCGAAACGCAGAAACCCGACGCACCAGAAATAACCGTTACCGACTATTCTGCGGATGCCACTCGCGGCTATTACGATGCCCGCATAACGTGGAAGGTAACCGCCGATGCCGATGCGCTGAACCCACAACACACGGCTTTTGCCTACGATATACACCTATATAAGAAGGCCGACATGAGCAAAGCCGTGCAAAGCTTTACCCGTTATTCGTACGATAAGCCTGTTGGCACCGAGCTGGAGCAAGAGTTTACGGGACTAGATACCGATGTAGACTATGTGGTGAAGATGTCGGCGCGCGACCGTTTCAACAATACTTCGGCCGATGTAACGGCAAACTTCAAGACGCGCCTTAACCATGCGCCCGTACTTGGTGGTGCAATGACCGACACTTTGCGCCTACTCGACACCCAACCATACTACCATCAGGTGCTACCCGTAACCGATGAAGACGGCCACACCTGGACCTACACCACCACCGCGCTGCCCAGCGGCGTTGAAATGAAACGTGTTGGCAACGCCTTAGACCTCTTTATAAAGGTAGGTTCCGTTGGGACGTATGGCTTTGAAGTGACGCTCACCGACCAACTTGGCGGTAAGACGGTGCAGAAATTCGCCTATAAGGTGGTTTCGCACACGGCTCCCACACCCACCAACACGCTTAGCGACGTGTCGTTGTTCGAGCAGGGCGAGGCCGCACAAATCAATTTGGCCAACGCTTTCACAGCCATGAGCGGTGGCGAGATGCAATTCGCGGCCACATCTAGCAACGATGCGGTGGTGAAAGCCTCCGTAGAGGGTAAGCAACTAACGCTAACCCCTGGACAAAAAGGCACGGCCACGATAACCCTCACGGCCATCGATGGTGGCAAACGCACCACAACAACCATCCAGGTGCGTGTTACCGACAAGAACGCACCCGACGTGCACACCATCTATCCTATACCGGCGCACAGCTACATCAAGGCGCTTATGCGCAGTGGGGTAAGTAAGGTGCAGGTTATCGTTACCTCTTTGCGCGGCCAAAAGCTTATCGACGAAACCTTAACGCCCGACAGTCGCACGCACGAAGTAACCTTGGGCATCGACCGACTAGCTCCTGGCACCTATTATCTGCTGCTCAAAACCGAGCGCATAACAAGCAAACACACCTTCATCAAGAAATAA
- a CDS encoding PorV/PorQ family protein: MNKISMALLALGASLAMEATAQSRILPVLEATPDARTAALGGTLLGNANQMHIYTNPAALTFGEKRFVADVSAEAQPKTDEGRLMQYNFATGYRFANRSALMAGVRYLGGLTVPSVGATGEPDKVSPYDMAIDLGYSFAVTPEVAVYATATYARSHAATSANAYAFSVGAAYQKGFNICPTVPTTLTVGARLLDFGKSVKFNDTGIPQSLPTSVAVGGDWAVNFAPQHALTYALSCRYFTPKDASETLLAGGLEYTYNRMLSARVGYQYADKGSNALTFGAGGELSGFKLNVAYHHAFADYGVDALMVGVGYAF; this comes from the coding sequence ATGAATAAGATATCAATGGCACTCCTCGCGCTTGGCGCAAGCCTTGCAATGGAGGCCACGGCGCAAAGTCGCATACTACCTGTGCTAGAAGCTACACCCGATGCGCGCACAGCAGCCCTGGGTGGCACTTTGCTTGGCAATGCCAACCAAATGCACATTTACACTAACCCCGCCGCTCTTACCTTTGGCGAAAAACGTTTTGTAGCCGACGTGTCTGCCGAGGCACAGCCCAAGACCGACGAGGGCCGACTGATGCAATACAACTTTGCCACGGGCTATCGCTTTGCCAATCGTTCGGCATTGATGGCAGGCGTGCGTTACCTTGGCGGCCTAACGGTTCCCTCGGTGGGTGCTACGGGCGAACCGGATAAGGTTTCGCCCTACGATATGGCCATAGACTTGGGCTATTCGTTCGCCGTAACGCCCGAAGTGGCCGTGTATGCCACTGCAACCTACGCCCGAAGTCATGCCGCAACCAGCGCCAACGCTTATGCTTTCTCGGTTGGAGCGGCCTATCAAAAGGGTTTCAACATCTGTCCAACTGTTCCAACCACGCTAACCGTTGGCGCACGACTGTTGGATTTCGGCAAGTCGGTGAAGTTTAACGATACGGGCATACCCCAAAGTTTGCCCACTTCGGTGGCAGTAGGTGGCGACTGGGCCGTAAACTTCGCTCCGCAACACGCGCTTACTTACGCCCTTTCGTGTCGTTATTTCACCCCGAAAGATGCTAGCGAAACCTTGCTTGCCGGCGGTTTGGAGTACACTTACAACCGCATGCTCTCTGCAAGGGTGGGCTATCAGTATGCCGACAAGGGCTCTAACGCCCTCACTTTCGGTGCTGGTGGCGAGTTGTCGGGCTTTAAGCTCAACGTGGCCTACCACCATGCCTTTGCCGATTATGGTGTAGATGCCCTGATGGTAGGCGTAGGTTACGCCTTCTAG